One genomic region from Streptomyces sp. Li-HN-5-11 encodes:
- a CDS encoding folate-binding protein has translation MKSPLLSLPGAVPAEGVDEGVAAHYGDLFREQRALADGTGFVDLSHRGVVTVSGEDRLSWLHLLLTQHVSELPAGQATEALILSAHGHIEHALYLVDDGETVWAHVEPGTQEALLAYLESMKFFYRVEVADRTGDVAVVHLPAGSITEAPEGVVVRETAHGRDLFLPREDLESYAEKAGPPAGLLAYEALRVEQHRPRLGFETDHRTIPHELGWIGTAVHLQKGCYRGQETVARVQNLGKPPRRLVFLHLDGSEVHLPVPGTEIRLADDGPDGRKVGFVTTSARHHELGPVALALVKRNIPVDARLMAGDTAAAQEVVVEP, from the coding sequence ATGAAGAGCCCCCTGCTGTCGCTGCCCGGCGCGGTCCCCGCCGAGGGCGTGGACGAAGGCGTAGCCGCGCACTACGGCGACCTGTTCCGCGAGCAGCGTGCCCTCGCCGACGGCACCGGATTCGTCGACCTCTCCCACCGCGGTGTCGTCACCGTCTCCGGCGAGGACCGGCTGAGCTGGCTGCACCTGCTGCTCACCCAGCACGTCAGCGAGCTGCCCGCGGGTCAGGCCACCGAGGCGCTGATCCTGTCCGCGCACGGCCACATCGAGCACGCGCTCTATCTGGTCGACGACGGAGAGACGGTCTGGGCCCACGTGGAGCCCGGCACGCAGGAGGCGCTGCTCGCCTACCTGGAGTCCATGAAGTTCTTCTACCGGGTCGAGGTCGCCGACCGGACGGGCGACGTCGCCGTCGTGCACCTGCCCGCCGGTTCGATCACCGAGGCGCCCGAGGGGGTCGTCGTGCGGGAGACCGCCCACGGCCGTGATCTCTTCCTGCCGCGCGAGGACCTGGAGTCGTACGCCGAGAAGGCCGGGCCGCCGGCCGGGCTCCTCGCCTACGAGGCGCTGCGCGTCGAACAGCACCGGCCGCGGCTCGGCTTCGAGACCGACCACCGCACCATCCCGCACGAGCTGGGCTGGATCGGCACCGCCGTGCACCTCCAGAAGGGCTGCTACCGCGGGCAGGAGACCGTGGCCCGGGTGCAGAACCTGGGCAAGCCGCCGCGCCGCCTGGTCTTCCTGCACCTCGACGGGAGCGAGGTCCACCTGCCGGTGCCCGGCACCGAGATCCGCCTCGCCGACGACGGCCCGGACGGCCGCAAGGTCGGATTCGTCACCACCTCCGCACGCCATCACGAACTCGGCCCGGTCGCCCTCGCCCTGGTCAAGCGGAACATCCCGGTGGACGCGCGGCTGATGGCGGGGGACACGGCGGCGGCCCAGGAAGTCGTCGTGGAGCCCTAG
- a CDS encoding GNAT family N-acetyltransferase produces the protein MTAAHPHTQPTTRVRTSIDVRPVSEADLPDWVRAVNTGFLRSSPTSDAEIADRSSYIVPSRTLGAFDGARCVATFRSFAQELTAVGGRTVPANAVTNVSVTATHRRRGLLTRMMAQDLAAAKDRGDVVATLIAAEYPIYGRYGFGPATWATEWSVDVTRAGLDPRRPAPDEGGRVDLVDGDEIRKTGPELHERLRRVQPGTVDRSERWWQVNTGVLRLDRSPWTEPFYAVYRAADGTVEGLAVYVCDETWSDAKQPLNTASVKNLIAVTPAAERALWRYLCSIDWVTKVKSGPRAPDDVLPLLLPDPRAATVTTHADWLWVRILDVVQALEARTYEGTGTLVLEVVDPAGPAGGRWRLEAAADGASCTPTTGRADLTLDVRELASLWLGDESAVRLSALGRVQEERAGAARSADALLRTSRRPWCPDMF, from the coding sequence ATGACCGCCGCGCACCCCCACACGCAGCCCACCACCCGTGTCCGCACCAGCATCGACGTACGCCCCGTCAGCGAGGCCGACCTCCCCGACTGGGTCCGCGCCGTGAACACCGGCTTCCTGCGCAGCTCCCCGACCTCCGACGCGGAGATCGCCGACCGCTCCTCCTACATCGTCCCCTCCCGCACCCTCGGGGCGTTCGACGGCGCCCGCTGCGTGGCGACGTTCCGCTCCTTCGCCCAGGAGCTCACCGCGGTGGGCGGCCGGACCGTACCCGCCAACGCCGTCACCAACGTCTCCGTGACCGCCACCCACCGCCGCCGCGGCCTGCTCACCCGGATGATGGCCCAGGACCTGGCCGCCGCGAAGGACCGCGGCGACGTCGTCGCCACGCTGATCGCCGCCGAGTACCCGATCTACGGCCGCTACGGCTTCGGCCCGGCCACCTGGGCCACCGAGTGGAGCGTCGACGTGACCCGCGCCGGCCTCGACCCACGCCGGCCGGCCCCGGACGAGGGCGGCCGCGTCGACCTCGTGGACGGCGACGAGATACGCAAGACGGGCCCCGAACTGCACGAGCGGCTGCGCCGCGTCCAGCCCGGCACGGTCGACCGCAGCGAGCGCTGGTGGCAGGTCAACACCGGCGTGCTGCGCCTGGACCGCTCGCCGTGGACCGAGCCCTTCTACGCCGTGTACCGGGCGGCGGACGGCACGGTCGAGGGACTGGCGGTGTACGTGTGCGACGAGACCTGGTCGGACGCCAAACAGCCGCTGAACACGGCCTCGGTGAAGAACCTGATCGCGGTGACCCCGGCCGCCGAGCGCGCCCTGTGGCGCTACCTGTGCTCGATCGACTGGGTCACGAAGGTCAAGAGCGGCCCGCGGGCCCCCGACGACGTGCTCCCCCTCCTGCTGCCGGACCCGCGCGCGGCCACGGTCACCACGCACGCGGACTGGCTGTGGGTGCGGATCCTGGACGTCGTCCAGGCGCTCGAGGCGCGGACGTACGAGGGAACGGGCACGCTGGTGCTCGAAGTGGTCGACCCGGCCGGGCCGGCCGGCGGGCGGTGGCGGCTGGAGGCGGCGGCCGACGGGGCGTCCTGCACGCCGACGACGGGGCGGGCGGATCTGACCCTGGACGTGAGGGAGTTGGCTTCCCTGTGGCTCGGCGACGAGTCGGCGGTGCGGCTTTCGGCACTCGGCCGGGTCCAGGAAGAACGAGCGGGCGCCGCCCGGTCGGCCGACGCCCTGCTGCGTACGTCCAGGCGGCCTTGGTGCCCGGACATGTTCTGA
- a CDS encoding winged helix-turn-helix domain-containing protein, giving the protein MEAQQGGDGRGGEFQRICDELRTRMVDGTYPLRSFLPSQRDLAEELGVSRDTVQRALRELAREGWIESRQGSGSRIVKTQRIQSSAAKATRQRRGPTLGSLMSEAFERPEVTLDVYTLTSESLDAHIRLQAERIRGRSIAPECIILRMLLPTAACLPYPRAKQDSSDPRLQERLLTITERHTGSLRRLLRDLQTESLVPHVDVRIRRAPLAPAFKLYLFNGVEALHGCYEVIERPIELSTGEEVAALDVIGLGATLTHHVKDEDPQSPGTVFVDSAQAWFDSVWQRLAEETTSLR; this is encoded by the coding sequence GTGGAAGCACAGCAGGGCGGCGACGGCCGCGGCGGGGAGTTCCAGCGGATCTGCGACGAGCTGCGCACCCGGATGGTCGACGGGACGTACCCGCTGCGCTCCTTCCTGCCGTCGCAGCGCGACCTCGCGGAGGAGCTCGGCGTCTCCCGGGACACCGTGCAGCGGGCGCTGCGCGAACTGGCCCGCGAGGGCTGGATCGAGTCCCGTCAGGGCAGCGGGTCACGGATCGTCAAGACCCAGCGCATCCAGTCCTCCGCGGCCAAGGCCACCAGGCAGCGCCGGGGCCCGACCCTGGGCTCCCTCATGAGTGAGGCCTTCGAACGCCCCGAAGTGACGCTCGACGTCTACACCTTGACGTCCGAGAGCCTGGACGCGCACATCCGGCTCCAGGCGGAGCGGATCCGAGGCCGCTCCATCGCCCCGGAGTGCATCATCCTGCGCATGCTGCTGCCCACCGCGGCCTGCCTGCCGTATCCGCGCGCCAAGCAGGACAGCAGCGACCCGCGCCTGCAGGAGCGTCTGCTCACCATCACCGAGCGCCACACCGGCTCGCTGCGGAGGCTGTTGCGCGACCTGCAGACCGAGTCGCTGGTGCCGCACGTCGACGTCCGGATCCGTCGTGCACCGCTGGCACCGGCCTTCAAGCTCTACCTGTTCAACGGGGTGGAGGCGCTGCACGGGTGCTACGAGGTGATCGAGCGTCCGATCGAGCTGAGCACCGGTGAGGAGGTCGCCGCGCTGGACGTCATCGGGCTCGGCGCCACGCTCACCCACCACGTGAAGGACGAGGATCCGCAGTCCCCGGGCACGGTCTTCGTGGACAGCGCGCAGGCGTGGTTCGACTCGGTATGGCAGCGGCTGGCCGAGGAGACGACGAGCTTGCGCTAG
- a CDS encoding HAD family hydrolase codes for MVRRPLGNHHHGPDTLLVTSDATQTEPVAAESENGTGTQREPRAPRNEPQNEVRHHARNQARNETEMLPELIGRARVVLWDFDGPICRLFAGHSAERVADDLVEWLEGQGLHGLLTETERELLDPHVVLRAVDRRHPGSDLVTALEERLTKEELRAASSAMPTVYADPLIRTWSAVGSRLAIATNNSPQVVRTYLAGRGLLSCFAPHIYGRTENLQYLKPHPYCLERALRATGVAPSDALMIGDTPSDYLAARDAGVPFLGYARNARKDKLLREAGATEIVDSLGCVLRAVRNPAHRT; via the coding sequence GTGGTTCGACGCCCTCTGGGAAACCATCACCACGGACCTGACACTCTCCTAGTGACTAGTGATGCGACGCAGACCGAACCGGTGGCAGCGGAGAGCGAGAACGGCACCGGGACGCAGAGAGAGCCACGCGCCCCCCGGAACGAGCCCCAGAACGAAGTCCGGCACCACGCCCGGAACCAGGCCCGGAACGAGACGGAGATGCTGCCGGAACTGATCGGCCGTGCCCGGGTCGTGCTCTGGGACTTCGACGGGCCGATCTGCCGCCTGTTCGCCGGGCACTCGGCGGAACGGGTCGCGGACGACCTCGTCGAATGGCTCGAGGGGCAGGGCCTGCACGGCCTGCTGACCGAGACCGAACGGGAGTTGCTCGACCCGCACGTCGTGCTCCGAGCCGTCGACCGCAGGCACCCCGGCAGCGACCTCGTGACCGCGCTGGAGGAACGTCTCACCAAGGAGGAGCTGCGGGCGGCCTCCTCGGCGATGCCCACCGTGTACGCCGACCCGCTGATCCGCACCTGGTCGGCCGTCGGCTCCCGGCTCGCCATCGCCACCAACAACTCCCCGCAGGTCGTCCGCACCTACCTGGCAGGCCGCGGTCTGCTGTCCTGCTTCGCCCCCCACATCTACGGCCGCACCGAGAACCTGCAGTACCTCAAGCCCCACCCCTACTGCCTGGAGCGCGCCCTGAGGGCCACGGGCGTGGCCCCGTCCGACGCGCTGATGATCGGGGACACGCCCTCGGACTACCTGGCCGCGAGGGACGCCGGCGTCCCGTTCCTCGGCTACGCGCGCAACGCCCGCAAGGACAAGCTCCTGCGCGAGGCCGGCGCCACCGAGATCGTCGACTCCCTGGGGTGCGTCCTGCGGGCGGTACGCAACCCGGCCCACCGGACCTGA
- a CDS encoding Fur family transcriptional regulator codes for MVSTDWKTDLRQRGYRLTPQRQLVLEAVDHLEHATPDDILGEVRKTASGVNISTVYRTLELLEELGLVSHAHLGHGAPTYHLADRHHHIHLVCRDCTNVIEADLAVAAEFTAKLREQFGFETDMKHFAIFGRCRECSLKASAGASGDAVARASTAKSSNAES; via the coding sequence GTGGTGAGCACCGACTGGAAGACTGACCTGCGGCAGCGTGGTTACCGGCTGACGCCGCAGCGGCAACTCGTGCTCGAAGCCGTCGACCACCTGGAGCACGCGACACCCGACGACATCCTCGGCGAGGTACGGAAGACGGCCTCCGGGGTCAACATCTCCACCGTCTACCGGACCCTGGAGCTCCTGGAGGAGCTCGGGCTGGTCAGCCACGCCCATCTGGGCCACGGCGCGCCGACGTACCACCTGGCGGACCGGCACCACCACATCCACCTGGTCTGCCGCGACTGCACGAACGTCATCGAGGCCGACCTGGCCGTGGCCGCCGAGTTCACCGCCAAGCTGAGAGAGCAGTTCGGCTTCGAAACGGACATGAAGCACTTCGCGATCTTCGGCCGGTGCAGGGAGTGCTCGCTCAAGGCGTCCGCCGGCGCTTCGGGCGATGCCGTGGCCAGGGCCTCGACCGCCAAGAGTTCAAATGCCGAGTCGTAG
- the dtd gene encoding D-aminoacyl-tRNA deacylase produces MRAVVQRVDGASVVVDGETVGAIEGEGLCVLVGVTHEDTKEKAAQLARKLWSIRMLHDERSCSDTDAPLLVISQFTLYGDARKGRRPTWNAAAPGEVAEPLVDEVVAQLRSLGATVATGRFGARMRVSLTNDGPFTVLIEV; encoded by the coding sequence ATGCGTGCAGTGGTGCAGAGAGTGGACGGCGCGAGTGTCGTCGTGGACGGCGAGACGGTGGGGGCCATCGAGGGCGAGGGGCTGTGCGTCCTCGTCGGGGTGACCCATGAGGACACCAAGGAGAAGGCGGCGCAGCTCGCCCGCAAGCTGTGGTCGATCCGCATGCTGCACGACGAGAGGTCGTGCAGCGACACCGATGCCCCGCTGCTGGTCATCAGCCAGTTCACGCTCTACGGCGACGCCCGCAAGGGTCGCCGGCCCACGTGGAACGCGGCCGCTCCCGGCGAGGTCGCCGAACCGCTCGTCGACGAGGTGGTGGCCCAGCTGCGCTCCCTGGGCGCGACGGTCGCGACCGGACGGTTCGGCGCGCGGATGCGGGTGTCGCTGACGAACGACGGGCCGTTCACCGTACTGATCGAGGTCTAG
- a CDS encoding asparaginase, whose amino-acid sequence MSVSSASVTAPVTDPVAAPVLAEVVRSGFVEGRHRGSLVVLGADGSVELALGDVTGPVFPRSSNKPMQAAGVLHAGLDLSGERLALAAASHSGETFHRDLVHKMLGEHGLTPAQLRCPPDLPLDPQERETYLAAGAVRDRVAMNCSGKHTAMLAACALRDWPLESYLDPAHPLQLLIHRVVEDAAGEPVAAVGTDGCGAPLMAISLTGLARAYRAFVLAAPGSPERRVADAMRAHPEYVAGTRRPDTWLMRDVPGALSKMGAEAVQAVALPDGRALAFKIEDGAARTLGPVLARALTLMGVHAPVVERIGHAPLHGGGREVGEIRAAF is encoded by the coding sequence ATGTCCGTGTCGTCCGCGTCCGTCACCGCCCCGGTCACCGACCCTGTCGCCGCTCCCGTGCTCGCCGAGGTGGTCCGCTCCGGGTTCGTGGAGGGGCGTCACCGGGGCAGCCTGGTGGTGCTGGGCGCGGACGGTTCGGTGGAACTCGCGCTGGGCGATGTCACCGGACCCGTCTTCCCGCGCTCCTCCAACAAGCCCATGCAGGCGGCCGGCGTGCTGCACGCGGGCCTGGACCTGTCCGGGGAGCGGCTGGCGCTGGCCGCCGCGAGCCATTCGGGGGAAACGTTTCACCGGGACCTGGTCCACAAGATGCTCGGCGAGCACGGCTTGACCCCGGCTCAGTTGCGCTGCCCGCCGGACCTGCCGCTGGACCCGCAGGAGAGGGAGACCTACCTGGCGGCCGGGGCGGTGCGCGACCGGGTGGCGATGAACTGCTCCGGCAAGCACACCGCGATGCTGGCGGCCTGCGCGCTGCGCGACTGGCCGCTGGAGTCCTACCTGGACCCCGCGCACCCGCTGCAGCTGCTCATCCACAGGGTTGTGGAGGATGCGGCGGGCGAGCCGGTGGCGGCCGTCGGTACGGACGGCTGCGGCGCGCCGCTGATGGCGATCAGCCTCACCGGCCTGGCCCGCGCCTACCGCGCCTTCGTCCTGGCCGCGCCCGGCTCCCCCGAACGCCGGGTCGCCGACGCCATGCGCGCCCATCCCGAGTACGTCGCCGGCACCCGCCGCCCGGACACCTGGCTGATGCGCGACGTCCCCGGCGCCCTGTCCAAGATGGGCGCGGAAGCGGTCCAGGCGGTCGCGCTCCCCGACGGCCGGGCACTCGCCTTCAAGATCGAGGACGGAGCGGCCCGGACCCTGGGCCCGGTGCTGGCCCGTGCGCTGACGCTGATGGGTGTCCACGCGCCCGTGGTCGAGCGGATCGGCCACGCACCGCTGCACGGGGGAGGCCGCGAGGTGGGGGAGATCCGGGCGGCTTTCTGA
- a CDS encoding MFS transporter, whose protein sequence is MRKWWPLTAVCLGAFILLVDVTIVNVALPSIAGDLDASFTSLQWVIDGYALALAALLLASGSLADRFGHRRFYVFGLGLFASASLLCGLAPTADMLIAARAAQGIGGAAMFATAPALLITSYQGRDRGTAFGVWGAVNGAAAAAGPLLGGLLTEHIDWRAIFWVNLPVAAVAVALTLRVVRADRPGTPSGHGAPSRVDLPGAAAFTAAAGSLTYGLIRGADAGWTSAGILASFAVTALALTAFAVIEHRTARRGGAPMLDLALLRRPSFAGLMSGALLLQGGAFGCLVLVSLWLQSVLGLGPVAAGLALTPLAGSSFLVAAVAGRHVQRFAPRLPIGAGLLFVAAGMLVLRAGMTADAGRASLTLGLVVTGIGVGLATPVLVSAATSTVPPRQAGMAGGAVNTFRQLGMTLAIAVLGTVFTSRTADALSASGTVPDADGAASSLAAGQARHLVAAAPSAHRDAARHLVHQAFAAGLDRVFLLAAVAAALGGVVVLALVRPPSRTDSAPGGGSPAAPASDRSLRPAERA, encoded by the coding sequence ATGCGCAAGTGGTGGCCCCTGACAGCGGTCTGCCTGGGCGCCTTCATCCTTCTGGTGGACGTGACCATCGTGAACGTGGCGCTGCCCAGCATCGCCGGCGATCTCGACGCCTCCTTCACCTCGCTGCAGTGGGTGATCGACGGATACGCCCTGGCCCTCGCCGCCCTGCTGCTGGCCTCCGGTTCCCTGGCGGACCGCTTCGGCCATCGCCGCTTCTACGTCTTCGGCCTCGGGCTCTTCGCCTCGGCCTCCCTCCTGTGCGGCCTGGCGCCCACCGCGGACATGCTGATCGCCGCGCGTGCGGCGCAGGGGATCGGGGGCGCCGCGATGTTCGCCACGGCCCCCGCCCTTCTGATCACCTCCTACCAGGGCCGGGACCGGGGGACGGCCTTCGGCGTGTGGGGAGCGGTCAACGGGGCCGCCGCCGCGGCGGGACCCCTGCTCGGCGGCCTGCTCACCGAGCACATCGACTGGCGGGCGATCTTCTGGGTCAACCTGCCGGTCGCCGCCGTCGCCGTCGCCCTGACGCTGCGCGTGGTCCGCGCCGACCGGCCCGGCACGCCGTCCGGCCACGGCGCACCGTCCCGCGTGGACCTGCCCGGTGCGGCGGCCTTCACCGCCGCCGCGGGGTCACTCACCTACGGGCTCATCCGGGGCGCCGACGCGGGCTGGACGTCGGCCGGGATCCTGGCGTCCTTCGCCGTCACCGCCCTGGCGCTCACGGCGTTCGCGGTGATCGAGCACCGCACGGCGCGGCGCGGCGGCGCCCCGATGCTGGATCTCGCGTTGCTGCGCCGCCCGTCCTTCGCGGGCCTGATGAGCGGTGCGCTGCTGTTGCAGGGCGGAGCCTTCGGCTGCCTGGTGCTGGTCTCCCTGTGGCTTCAGTCCGTCCTGGGCCTCGGCCCGGTCGCGGCGGGCCTGGCGCTGACCCCGCTGGCGGGGTCGTCCTTCCTCGTGGCGGCCGTGGCCGGGCGGCACGTCCAGCGGTTCGCCCCGCGACTGCCGATCGGTGCGGGCCTTCTGTTCGTCGCGGCGGGCATGCTGGTGCTGCGCGCGGGGATGACGGCCGACGCGGGGCGGGCGTCCCTCACCTTGGGCCTGGTGGTCACCGGGATCGGCGTGGGCCTGGCCACGCCGGTGCTGGTCTCGGCGGCCACGTCCACCGTGCCGCCGCGACAGGCCGGGATGGCCGGCGGTGCGGTCAACACGTTCCGCCAGCTGGGCATGACCCTGGCCATCGCCGTGCTCGGCACGGTCTTCACCAGCCGGACGGCCGACGCCCTGTCGGCGTCCGGCACGGTGCCGGACGCCGACGGGGCCGCTTCCTCCCTGGCCGCCGGCCAGGCGCGGCACCTCGTGGCCGCGGCGCCCTCCGCGCACCGCGACGCTGCCCGGCACCTGGTGCACCAGGCGTTCGCCGCGGGCCTCGACCGGGTCTTCCTGCTGGCGGCCGTCGCGGCGGCCCTCGGCGGAGTGGTCGTCCTGGCCCTGGTACGCCCGCCGAGCCGGACGGACTCGGCACCCGGCGGCGGCTCCCCGGCCGCGCCGGCCTCCGACCGTTCCCTCCGCCCGGCCGAACGCGCGTAG
- a CDS encoding GntR family transcriptional regulator — MVVTQENVAVNGSRRSSPQEIADTLRERIRVGELKPGDRLPTQAELAEEFGVERGAVRQALRALQEDGLLSNVSKGSPPRIAAPPTARTEPQPTMVGLTPRLVAAFEARRVRIDAACLTAETLMLALGEPVRLIHEGRTRPESIDVRILLPSRDINLAFPISVDRDSDDDPVHQRWLAQRNAQGHVLRHNLTALRATHGIDVHVTFRALPFTPPVKLYLLNGAEALMAYYMITRREELADNGTLDMYDVLGAESLLFSFERSSGQRDAAFVEESQKWFDALWETITTDLTLS; from the coding sequence TTGGTCGTGACCCAGGAGAACGTGGCCGTGAACGGCAGCAGAAGGAGCTCGCCCCAGGAGATCGCCGACACCCTGCGGGAGAGGATCCGCGTCGGCGAGCTCAAGCCGGGCGACCGCCTGCCCACCCAGGCCGAACTCGCCGAGGAGTTCGGGGTGGAGCGCGGTGCCGTGCGCCAGGCCCTCCGGGCGCTCCAGGAGGACGGACTGCTCAGCAACGTGAGCAAGGGCAGCCCGCCGAGGATCGCCGCCCCGCCCACCGCCCGCACGGAGCCCCAGCCGACCATGGTGGGGCTCACGCCCCGGCTCGTGGCGGCCTTCGAGGCCCGGCGGGTCCGGATCGACGCGGCCTGTCTGACCGCCGAGACCCTGATGCTCGCCCTCGGCGAGCCCGTACGCCTCATCCACGAGGGCCGGACGCGACCGGAGTCGATCGACGTCCGCATCCTGCTGCCGTCCCGGGACATCAACCTGGCCTTCCCGATCTCGGTGGACCGGGACAGCGACGACGACCCGGTCCACCAGCGCTGGCTGGCGCAGCGCAACGCCCAGGGTCACGTCCTGCGCCACAACCTCACCGCCCTGCGCGCCACCCACGGCATCGACGTCCATGTGACCTTCCGCGCACTGCCCTTCACCCCGCCGGTCAAGCTGTACCTGCTCAACGGCGCGGAGGCGCTGATGGCGTACTACATGATCACCCGCCGCGAGGAACTGGCGGACAACGGAACGCTGGACATGTACGACGTCCTGGGCGCCGAGTCGCTGCTCTTCTCCTTCGAGCGCAGCAGCGGGCAGCGGGACGCGGCGTTCGTGGAGGAATCCCAGAAGTGGTTCGACGCCCTCTGGGAAACCATCACCACGGACCTGACACTCTCCTAG
- a CDS encoding AsnC family transcriptional regulator, producing the protein MKTYLDIPVSPGRQLSDEEMALAHALQINGRASFREIADALGVSDQTAARRWARLRSSGTLRVLGLTDPRPLGDFGWLVRVRCTPDAAASIGDALARRTDTTWVNISSGGTEISCAVRTRGPGLENSPLLQKLPRTPQVVDVTAHCLLHVFFGRGLSSINKRGPLTAAQVEALTPPGPLEPVGDDIPPVTLDDSDRHLLDLLARDGRAAVGELAAATGLSPSTVRRRIAELRTAGVLYFDVEYHPNVLRQNFRAALWLEIDPARLAEAGAVLAAHPEVAFAGAVTGTTNLYASVDVPTAQLFYRYLTESVAALPGLRHTATTPVQRTLKGPGPYVPAGVR; encoded by the coding sequence GTGAAGACGTATCTCGACATCCCCGTCAGCCCGGGGCGTCAACTGTCGGACGAGGAGATGGCCCTCGCCCACGCCCTGCAGATCAACGGGCGGGCCTCCTTCCGGGAGATCGCCGATGCCCTCGGCGTGTCCGACCAGACCGCCGCGCGTCGCTGGGCGCGCCTGCGCTCCTCGGGGACGCTCCGGGTGCTCGGGCTGACCGATCCGCGGCCGCTGGGGGACTTCGGCTGGCTGGTACGCGTCCGCTGCACGCCCGACGCGGCCGCCTCCATCGGGGATGCGCTGGCGCGGCGTACCGACACCACCTGGGTCAACATCAGCTCCGGGGGCACCGAGATCAGCTGCGCGGTGCGGACCCGCGGCCCCGGCCTCGAGAACTCACCTCTGCTGCAGAAGCTGCCGCGCACGCCCCAGGTGGTGGACGTGACGGCGCACTGCCTGCTGCACGTCTTCTTCGGCCGCGGCCTCAGCTCGATCAACAAGCGTGGACCGCTGACGGCCGCGCAGGTCGAGGCACTCACTCCGCCGGGCCCGCTGGAACCGGTCGGGGACGACATCCCTCCGGTGACGCTGGACGACAGCGACCGGCACCTGCTCGACCTGCTCGCCCGCGACGGCAGAGCGGCCGTCGGGGAACTGGCCGCCGCGACGGGCCTGTCCCCGTCGACCGTGCGTCGCCGAATCGCCGAACTCCGGACGGCCGGCGTCCTGTACTTCGACGTCGAGTACCACCCGAACGTGCTGCGGCAGAACTTCCGGGCCGCCCTGTGGCTGGAGATCGACCCCGCCCGCCTCGCCGAGGCGGGCGCCGTGCTCGCCGCGCACCCCGAGGTGGCCTTCGCGGGTGCCGTGACCGGCACGACCAACCTCTACGCCAGCGTCGACGTGCCGACCGCGCAGCTCTTCTACCGCTACCTCACCGAGTCGGTCGCGGCCCTGCCCGGTCTGCGGCACACCGCCACCACCCCCGTCCAGCGCACCCTGAAGGGCCCCGGCCCCTACGTACCGGCCGGAGTGCGGTGA
- a CDS encoding winged helix-turn-helix domain-containing protein: MYCSVVDPEHASVNGRKRSQRPQRSHREVADELRHRIRTGVLRPGQRMPTQAKLADEFGVERGAVRQALRILQSEHLLTNVSKGSPATVAPDPERVLTGPGAPPLPTTVALAPRIAAAFGASHVEIDALCLTSISLTLAMGEPLRQIHAGRMKPAKIDVRVLLPSRDIELAFPAPVDASASGRLRRRWLAQRNAQGQVLRHNLLALRATHGIDVHVTFRALPFTPPVKLYLLNGEEALFAYYTLRRREQEIDHEHLELYDAEGTQSVLFAFEQGAGPRDTTFVEQSHLWFNALWETISSELVLTS; the protein is encoded by the coding sequence TTGTACTGTTCGGTCGTGGACCCGGAACACGCCTCCGTCAATGGACGGAAGAGGTCACAACGGCCACAGAGGTCACACCGCGAGGTGGCCGACGAACTGCGGCACCGGATCAGGACCGGAGTGCTGCGGCCGGGGCAGCGCATGCCCACGCAGGCCAAACTGGCCGACGAGTTCGGCGTCGAGCGCGGGGCCGTGCGACAGGCGCTGCGCATCCTGCAGTCGGAGCACCTGCTCACCAACGTGTCCAAAGGGAGCCCGGCGACCGTGGCCCCCGACCCGGAACGGGTCCTGACCGGCCCCGGGGCCCCGCCGCTGCCCACCACGGTCGCCCTCGCGCCGCGTATCGCCGCCGCCTTCGGGGCCTCCCACGTCGAGATCGACGCCCTGTGCCTGACCTCGATCTCGCTCACTCTCGCCATGGGCGAACCGCTGCGCCAGATCCACGCCGGGCGCATGAAACCGGCCAAGATCGACGTCCGGGTGCTGCTGCCCAGCCGGGACATCGAGCTGGCGTTCCCCGCGCCGGTGGACGCCTCCGCCTCCGGCCGGCTGCGCCGGCGCTGGCTGGCCCAGCGCAACGCCCAGGGCCAGGTGCTCAGACACAACCTGCTGGCCCTGCGCGCCACCCACGGCATCGACGTCCACGTCACCTTCCGCGCGCTGCCCTTCACCCCGCCGGTCAAGCTGTATCTGCTCAACGGCGAGGAGGCGCTCTTCGCGTACTACACGCTGCGGCGGCGGGAGCAGGAGATCGACCACGAGCACCTCGAGCTGTACGACGCCGAGGGCACCCAGTCGGTGCTGTTCGCCTTCGAGCAGGGGGCCGGGCCGCGGGACACGACCTTCGTCGAGCAGTCCCACCTGTGGTTCAACGCACTGTGGGAGACGATCAGTTCGGAGCTGGTGCTCACGAGCTGA